One genomic window of Glycine max cultivar Williams 82 chromosome 16, Glycine_max_v4.0, whole genome shotgun sequence includes the following:
- the LOC121173776 gene encoding protein MAIN-LIKE 1-like, which translates to MLVDLLMVSPEFARAETVQCCGPYVRLQWVRDVYQRRCQAGHWTAAARAYLLHLLGCTLFANKSATNVHVVYLEALRDLSMIDRYAWGVAALCWIYEHFSSVAESTADQDYDEASPRACRWIVTKKTVKSICMPSYREHLNRLRIPDVCWIPYGEHREVRDFHVRSCYSGLLRWGHVAVYYRPERVVWQFGYTQTIPAPPVDSWVSYDDIHDRWMHYEDHIVSAGEVCVVPGACSSDYIDWFFRISHPFMTPGHTVDPLPHGHAPQPRVVPQAPQTDIPRVPEPEASSTSTEEPRHAVEVCDDIAERLERHLSLGVVTPGSSTHEVIEECLRLARSVTQDHLVYVRCRRRRHTDQA; encoded by the exons ATGCTGGTGGACTTGCTGATGGTGTCTCCAGAGTTTGCTAGGGCTGAGACAGTCCAGTGTTGCGGACCGTACGTACGCCTGCAATGGGTACGTGATGTATATCAGCGCCGATGCCAGGCAGGTCATTGGACAGCTGCGGCTCGTGCATATCTTCTTCACCTGCTGGGTTGCACTttgtttgctaacaagagtgcaaccaatgTTCATGTTGTCTACTTGGAGGCCCTTCGGGACCTCAGTATGATAGATAGGTACGCTTGGGGAGTGGCTGCTTTG TGCTGGATTTACGAGCACTTTTCGTCAGTTGCGGAGTCCACCGCTGATCAGGACTACGACGAGGCTTCTCCGCGTGCGTGCAGATGGATTGTGACGAAGAAGACCGTGAAGAGCATTTGCATGCCGTCGTATAGGGAGCACCTGAACCGACTCCGGATTCCGGATGTCTGTTGGATCCCGTATGGGGAGCATCGGGAGGTCCGGGACTTCCACGTCAGATCATGCTACTCCGGTCTCTTGCGCTGGGGGCATGTTGCTGTGTATTACCGACCGGAGAGGGTCGTGTGGCAGTTTGGTTACACGCAGACCATTCCTGCTCCTCCTGTCGATTCATGGGTCTCGTATGATGATATACACGATAGGTGGATGCACTACGAGGATCATATCGTATCTGCAGGTGAGGTGTGTGTGGTGCCAGGGGCGTGTTCCAGTGACTACATCGACTGGTTCTTCCGCATCTCCcatcctttcatgacaccaGGCCACACAGTAGATCCTCTGCCTCATGGTCATGCCCCGCAGCCCCGAGTCGTCCCTCAGGCCCCGCAGACGGATATCCCTCGCGTGCCGGAGCCAGAAGCATCGTCGACATCTACGGAGGAGCccagacatgcagtg GAAGTTTGTGATGACATTGCTGAGCGGTTGGAGCGTCATCTGAGTCTAGGGGTGGTCACGCCTGGCTCATCGACACATGAGGTGATCGAAGAATGTCTCAGATTGGCCAGGAGTGTCACACAGGACCATCTAGTATACGTTAGGTGTAGACGCAGACGGCACACTGATCAGGCTTAG